In Mixophyes fleayi isolate aMixFle1 chromosome 3, aMixFle1.hap1, whole genome shotgun sequence, the genomic stretch AGTATAAATACAATACaagttgcctggaaacccctccgACCACCGTATTCCTGGTGGTTGGCTCCTCCCCCTGGGACCAACCATCTTGCTGTAAGCAGCTGTGAATCATGGCGATACATTCCTACCCTTCTGACTTGAAGGTATTGTTAGCATAGTTAGTCCATACAAACAGAACGGATCTCTGAAAACAATCAGGGGAAAAGCGAAAGGAAAAGATTATGCTTAGTCCAGGAGTGGAAGTTTTTGTGATTCTGCCCTGTAAATACTGCATTGTGCCACAGAGACCAAGAGGAGAAGGCGAGACTGTATTTGGTATAAGAGAATGCATTGATTCCAGATTGCTATTCCAGATGAGAATTTTACTGTGGGAATTGAGTTTACCACCCTAGTCCAGATTTGTGTTTTGATACATAATAGAAAGTAAGGGAATATAATAACAAGTCTGCTTCGATGATTGTCCATACTATCCAAGGTGGGGGTAAGTGCCAGATAATGCATTGGGCTATATGCGTTGCCTGAAACCATTTTAATAGATTGTGCGTCTGGAAGTACCCAATCCTGTCGTTTTTGAACATAACACACATTCTCTTGGTTTTTCAACCTGCCCAGATACATTTGGATTGCTAGAGATTTGTAAGTATATGTGCTGGAACATGAACTGGGAGTGTCTGCCATAAGTATAGGAGTCTAGTGACAGTATTCATATAGAAAGCCACAATGCGTCTGAACCAAGAAATTATGAATTTGTTCCCTTTTACCATATCAGATTTTATAGACTATTAGTCTGGGGAAATTATACAATTGGTTGTAAGATTTTGGTTGCAAGATAGCTGATTTTTTGTTTATGCCAGTCAAAGTTATAGTTACGTTTCAATGTATGCAGCATATCGGGGGTATATTCAGATCCAAAATCTCGGactgttttgcatttatttaaagtTGGATAATACACTATATTCTTGAATTTCATTAAGCAGGAGGGGAAGTGTAATATGAGGTTTAATCAGCAGGACATCACCCATATTCAAAGCGATCTTGTGCTCCTATTCTTATACCCGATATATCAGTTATTGTGGATACAGGAAGCTAGTGGTTCCATAATCGGTGCAAGGATTAAAGGGAGCAGTAGGCTGTCCTATCTAGTACCATTTCAAGAAGGGAATTGAGATAAATCTAATAACAAGGATGAATACCGAATGATTATGGTATAAAGAAGCCACTACTATACAGAAAGCTCCCTTATCCCCATGCTCAGAGTTTGCTGCATAAAGGACATTGATACTCTGTAAAAGGCATTTTCTACATCTAGGATCACCACCAAAGCAGTATATACTAGCATGTGCCAATTTCCTGTCCATGGGGGATGATGGGTGAAGGTCATTGTCAACTCTGCTTTTTACACAGGAACAAGCCCACCAGAATATGGAACAACATATCTGTGTCCCTCTGTTTACAGGAACTTAAACCACCTGTTAGACCGGGTAGATGGAGGAAGATGAGCAAAcactttaaatacttttttttgtgtaACTAGCGTTCATATAGAGCAGGTAAAAGGAGGGCAAAACAGCTAAATAAAGCAATCCCCAGTTCTCCAAACCTAGCAAGGTACAAAGAACAAATGATCACAAGGGTGAATTTTGTGCTCACCTGAAAATTCTATTTACTGTCTTGAGGTAGCAGATCTCATATTTCTCAGCACATGTAAACATCTTATTTAGCAGATCATATTGTGTGTCTTTCACAGGCTGCGTGTGGTGAGGGTCATTTTACTGATATTTTGCAGTAGCTGCTTTTCATTTCTGCATGGCTGGAGGTGGACAGTATACTTTTTTGGAGATGCAGCCGCGGGAAGATGTGAAGGAAATACATTCAATTTTACGGAGTTTATCAGGATTGAAGATATGCGAGAATGGTTTGATCATGTAAGCAATCCAATTGAAGGATACTGCCGGCAGCCGCATTTCGCAGAACCTGCAGTTAAATTTATGGAATACAGTATTTTATCTTGAGTGGTGTTTGAACTGATCAAAGTACATAACCCAAAATTATTCCGTACCAGCACTAATAAAATAGTGTCATAAAAGTAGCAGCCAATGATTCCTCATACTGACAACAAAAAGATAATGCACATAAATCACACAACAATGACCCCATAGTGGGTGGCAAGGATTAGATCTAattgtaaattactttttattgcATATATAGCATGCCTGTTCAAGGTGGACATCCTTCATAACACCTCAAGAACAAAGAACTGAAATGATTACACTATTTAAAGGCAAGTCATTGACAACTATTGTCTCTGTCATCAAACAAGGAGGAGCTTtaataaaggaaaggaaaatcaataataaaaaaaaacaaaaaccttttaaTGTCTCACTACTATTAACAGTAACATAAAACGCAACAATCATAAGTGTATAACCTAAATCTTTTGTAGATATGGTTTATTGCCTCTGATCATAGAAATCAGCATCAGACATGCGTGTAAAACAGTGCTTTACCTGCTGAACTAACTGAATCAAGTACCCAGTACATAGTAATCCCCAACAATATAAATTTATGTCTAATTAAAGGTAATGAGGCAACCGGATGAAAAGCAAAAGCAATACAACAGAACATTAACTTGTTGAGCAGGATGCATAGCATTTGTATTTTTGCTAGGGAGAATGTTTGGTCAGTGCTGCTGGAAGCAGTAAGGCTCACTGGATTAAAGAAATGTGCCCAACATATACAAGCAATTACAGGCACCAAGGGATTATGCCCTTATGGCGCTGCTTGGCATTATAGGTGGATAGCAATTCCAACAACATACAGGCCACAAATTGCTTACGTTGTGTTTTACCAAGTAATTCACACAAGATTAAAACAATATGCAGTTTAAATGGAACACAAGTTAAAAGTATTCTAAATAGTTACAAGTGTAATTCAAATCTAACATTCTGAAATGCaaaaatttgaaaacaaacacTGCAATTGTAACAGCACTTATCAAACCAGTGTAAATAAGTTGTGATTGAAATAGTCACTTTCCGGCCACCCTTTCAAACATGTCCAGTATGGTTTGCTGTTTATTACTCTGACGCAGGACTTTTACCCCATCAGGAAATAAGGATCCCGCAGACGTTGTTCGTGCCCTACTTCCACTAACTTGACGGTTTTGTACACGTTTCTTGGGGGCAGGTTTTTTATTCTCATCTGATGTATCCTCACTTTTGTGGTTCCCTCCTTTGGTTTGTGCCACAATGTCCTTAGGTACAGAGCTTTTCAGTGGATTAAGGTCCGTAGGCTCTTGCTGCTGTATGGACCTTTTAGGCCGCAGTTTGTACTCATCTGGGGAACCCTTTTGTCTTCTCACTTGTTTCACATCTTTGTCCAAAAGCTTCTGCAGCTTGATAGCCAGCAGCCTGTCCTGCTCTTCCTGTATTTTCCTCTCACCGAGACCCTCTTCCAGTTCCATTAACCTTTCTGTATGGAATCCAGGAATTGCACTGTTCTCCAAATATGATACCTTCTGTCTCTTTTCAGTGCCATGGTCATCTAGATGGCCAGAAGAATCTAGAGCTCTTTTAGGAGTTACTTTAAGCCACTGCTCTGGTGTACTGGTGAGAACATTGTTGCATTCTGAAGAACTCCGTTTCCTATTGCCATCCAGGGAGTTTGAAGACCTCGGTGGAGAGAAGTCCATAGTAGCTGTGTTTGATTGTTCCTTATTTCTTGCCTGGCTAGCTGCACCTGTGCTCCTTGAAGGTCCAGGTGTCTGCAAACCATCTTGGTAAGTCTCAGTAGAAGAGTATTCAATTAGACAAGGTAGTTGCAGTTCTGAACCAGAGTCTTGGAGTATTCTGCCATAATTAGGGGGAAAAGTTTGAGGGGAGAGAGTGGGCATGGCATCTTCATCTGAATCCTCCATCACAAAGGCACTACTGTCCATGCTGGAACTAATGCACTGTAATAGCAATGAAAAGGAAAGGAACAATTACATTCTAAGTTGGAGTTGTTAAAAGGGGTAGTATACAGtagaaagatttatatttgtaaatatgtattttagttTAAACACTTTGGCCAAATAAAAGCAATGTGGCCCCTACAACATTCTGACATTTGCTCTTCATTCCACTGCAGCTAGCCTCTCTATGATCAAATAAGTGACATttacaacagccaatcagggatAGAACCCTCAGTGAATGACACACTGATGGTGTAATATGATATACTTAAACACTAACACGAATAGGTCCTCAGCTAATTCCCAAACACATCAGCTACAGTAACTTGTATAACGGTCAAATAACTTGAAGGGAAGATCACTGATAGTTGCACACAGCAATACAAATTACATAATGTACACACGCTATTGCCAGTGTTATCTGCTGCATTTTGAGACTCTCAGGATGTGGGTAACCGTCGGCAAAATCAATTACATTtggttatttttacttattttatttttttagatatacACAGCCCAATCATCTAGGTAGCAGTACTATTTTACAACCAAATTCCACTCGAAAGATGTTAGACCAACATCAaatataaggaggggggggggggggggagggggatgttCCATGCTGGAGAATACTGCTGCTCGGCAGAGCTCACTGCCACCATTACTACAATGCCGTCTTGTAGTGTTGACAAATAGGAAACAATTCAAATAGAAAACAGAGATGCATCAATTTGTAACAAAGAAGCCGACTGGACATCGATGTTTTAGTGATAAAAACTGGCCCTACTGTGCCTCATCATATAAATGCATcacaaataaaagaaagaaaaaaaaagggacagaAATATGTATGTATCACAAGTTGTAGGCAGGGCAAAGTGCCATTCAAAGAGTCACCTGGAGGTGGCACTACCCCCCATTTAATAGTATGTCTAGTAATACTTCTATAATTGTACAGAATAGGTTATTTCAAAAATATGTATAAGATCAGTAGATTTTAAACAGTGAATGTTGTAAGCAAAATGTTTTACCAGAACGTCTGTATTCTTGGCTGGATTAGATCCTTGAATACCAATGGTCTTTGTAGGGGACAGAAACCTGCAAGGATTTAAAGTAATGCCACAAGAGATCAGTTCATTTTCATGTGATCCTTAAATAGGTAACTTATTATCTTCACTTACTATTAACATTACAAAGCTGGATGGGCTACTATAAAGCATAGTACATCAATTGGGTGGGGTGCCTTATAATAGTGACTACACTGACTGTGAAGAGGCTGATATGATTACACCTAAGGTGTAATCCACGACAGGCTGATAACACTGACAGGTTAAAAAGGACACCTCAAACAGCACCGATGAGGGAACAACCCGGCAGGCTACAATGACGTCAGTTTAAAGTTCCCCACTGT encodes the following:
- the RNF168 gene encoding E3 ubiquitin-protein ligase RNF168 — encoded protein: MPRKGKASLPRSECLCAICREILLEPVTLPCNHTLCHPCFKNTVEKASLCCPFCRQRVSNWARHNARSGTLINKALWKIIQRQYPEDCRRRANGQDAEEDEFEDGVTSYPTPLLCKPGEIRQEYEAEISKIESERLSREEEERKASEAYIQKLLAEEEEEQRLSLERTQRDLEEQLKRDEELARILNNDLNESTASSDHVASVGSPVIHKQISSKSCKNVKGKAKLSGDIERFLSPTKTIGIQGSNPAKNTDVLCISSSMDSSAFVMEDSDEDAMPTLSPQTFPPNYGRILQDSGSELQLPCLIEYSSTETYQDGLQTPGPSRSTGAASQARNKEQSNTATMDFSPPRSSNSLDGNRKRSSSECNNVLTSTPEQWLKVTPKRALDSSGHLDDHGTEKRQKVSYLENSAIPGFHTERLMELEEGLGERKIQEEQDRLLAIKLQKLLDKDVKQVRRQKGSPDEYKLRPKRSIQQQEPTDLNPLKSSVPKDIVAQTKGGNHKSEDTSDENKKPAPKKRVQNRQVSGSRARTTSAGSLFPDGVKVLRQSNKQQTILDMFERVAGK